CAACAGCCGAAAGCCCAGCGTGCTCTGCCCTGATTTTCTCTCCAACCTCTTTCCCCCTTTACCGCCTGGACTTCATCTACTCTGGCCCTTCTGTTCTGGGAGACCTGAAGCTATTGCTGCTCCAGGGTCTTGCTGACCCCTCTGCCCAGAATGCTCTTCCCCCAGATCCTCAGAAGGCTCACTGCTCAGCTTTCAGATGAAATGTCGTCCCAGAGAAATTTAAAGTAGCCCTTCCTTCCAGGCCCTGTTCAGTGACAATATGCCCTGGTAACatgtaagttccatgaaggcTGTCTTGATTCTGGCAGTATTCCTGAGACATGGTGTAGATGTTAAGTGAACAAATTATTCAAGAGtcaatttaggacttccctggtggtccaacagttaaggatccacctgccaacacaggggaaacagattcaatccctggtccagcaagatctcacatgccacagagtaattaagcccacacaccgcaactgctgaagcctgcactaaagcctgtgctcagcaacaggaGAAATCACTGCAATGAGAGCCTGAGATCTCAAGTCAAACAAACGCAACTAAAGAGTAGGCCGCGCTCgctacaactggagaaagcctgagcgcagcaatgaagatctagcgcagccaaaaataaatagaatactattttttttaagtcagtttagctaataaaaagatttttaaagggcTGCAAAAGTATAGCCTATGATTGCCTGTAATTAGTTGCAAAAAGTGCTCTGAGCAACCAAAAGGTTTTTAGCAAGGAAACGGACTAATTGAAGATAAGCCCTGGGCTCAGAAGAGATAATATTAACAAGTGACCACAAAAAGACAGAACTATTCAACTCCTCCTCTACTTTCCTCAAGGTACATGACCTTCAGACTTGAAGGAGGAAGATAAACATTGCTACAGAAAAAATTAAGATGATGCTTCTTGGAATGAGGGTAAAGGAACTGGTGGGAATTCATGAAGAACGCAGAATGCAGAAGACCAAAGACAGGCAAAAATTAAccaattttttgaaaagatgagaTTCCATAATAATagcctgggaagaccatagcaattgcctggaaaaaaaaaaatcattccattCAAGAgtttggttttttggtttgtttgttttgtttttacatttagcACAAGGCACTGTTTTAGGTACTGGATAGACCAGTGATGTAACAGACAAAAATTCCTGCCTCCTAGGACTCCCACTCTAGTGGCAGGAGGcaggttaaaaagtaaaataaatactgtGTTAGCTGTGACAAATGCTTAGGAGAAAGAAGTAGAGAAGGGCGATAAGAGTTTCCAGCAGCTGGAGTGCTATAAATGTAAACAGCAGGAAGGGTCCTGCTGAGAGGGTGACATCTGAGCAGAGTCCTGAAGGAAGTGAGAACTGACTTACACGGAGATCCTGTGGAGGGAACCTTAGGGAGAACAGCATGTTTAAAGGCCCTGAGGTCGGAACAGGCTTGCTTGTTTAGGAAGCAGCTCCGAGGTCAGTGTAGGGAGAGGGAAAGTAGCAAGAAATGACATCAGAGAGAGTCCAGAAGACGTAGAGACCCGTAGGTTATTTTAAAGACTCGGGATttgtctggtggtccagaggttaagaatctgactgccaacagaggggatgtgagttcagtccctggttggggagctaagaccccacgtgcctcggagcaactgccgcaactcctgagcctgcgtaGCAActacagagaagcctgtgcaccacagtgaaAGGCCACACGTGTCGCAACTAAGAccggatgcagccaaataaataagaacagATTCTGAAAAAATACTTTGGCTTTTCTCTGAGGGAGAAAAGAAGCCATTGGGAGCTTGGAGCCAAGGAGTGATATGTTctgacttcatttattttaaacatttatttggctgtggctgtgccgagtcttagttgcatcacacaggatcttcagttgcggcatgtgggatctagttccctgaccaaggatcgaacctgggctccctgcagtgggagctcagagtcttagccactgggccaccagggaagtcctcgacTTACCTTTTAAAAGGCTCACTCCAGGTACTGTGATGACTGAAGGCGGAAGCATTAGGAGGCTATAGCAGGGACACAGGCAAGTAATGATGGTGGCTTGAACCAGGGTGACAGCAAAGGACATTGTGAGAAGTGGTAGATTCTGGGTAGAGatagaaagagaaggaggagccATCAGGGTTTGTTGACAGCTCATCAGATATAGGGTGTGAAAGAAGCGTTAAGAAGGGCTCCAAAATTTTTGGTCTCAACAGCAGGAAAGACAGAGGTGCCATTCACTTTGTCAGGGAAGATGGCAGGAGGAGTCAACTTTTTGGGAGAAAGTCAGGAGATCAGCTTGGCAAAACCCCAGTCGTGGTTGGACCCTCCCATCCATGCTGTCTGTGCTTGAACCTGATGAGCTGAATGCTGCTAGAGGAAAGCACACAAAGAAAccagccctgggacttccctggtggtccggtggttaagaatcctccctGCAGTACAGCAGACATAAGTTctatccctagtcggggaactaagatcccacctgccactgggcaactaagcccatgcaccacaactactgagcctgcccaccctagagcctgtgctccaaaacaagagaagccaccacaatgagaaacctaaGCACCGAGactggagagtggcccctgctagccaccactagagaaagcctgcacacagcagtgaagacccagtgctgtcataagtaaataaaaattcttgaaaagacaaaaaaagagcaTCACCTTCAGCTGtggagagaaggagaagaggaaggtcTCGCCAGTACCATAGAAGCCTTTGCTGAGTCGAAGGGCCGAGGAGGAGAAAGCCCCAAACATCTGGAAGGAAGAGTTTGTAGCTTGCAGCCGGCAGGGAGCTGGAGATCCCCTCCAGGCTGGGGAGTCTGGGGCAGAGCTGTGGGGGTCGGAGAGGCCCCGGGGGACCCATCAGCCCTTAGTGACAGCTCTCTCCCCGACACCCCCAGCATGGCTCACCTGGCCGTCCTGGTCTCTCAGCACCAGCAGCACCGGCCCGCTGTGGCCCTCCATCTGCCTGTACAGGCTCTGCAGACTGAAGCCATCCCTTGACGTGCAGAAGGCCAGGCTCCAGGAGTATCCAGTGACTCTTGGGGGCAGATGGAGACTGAGCTGGGGACAGAGCAGAGGGTGAGCAAGGGTTCCCGGTCCTCCCACCCTCGGTGCTCCATATCCTTGGGGTCCCAGGAGGACTAAGGTTAAACAGCCACCCCTCACCCAAGCCTGTGCtttacaggttcagttcagttcagtcgctcagtcgtgtccgactctttgtgaccccatggactgcagcacgccaggcctccctgtccatcaccaactcccagagtttactcaaactcatgtccatagagtcggtgatgccatccaaccatcttgtcctctgttgtccccttctcctgccttcaatgtttcccagcatcagggttttttccaatgagttggctcttcgcatcaggtggccaaagtattggagcttcggcttcggcatcaatccttccaatgaatattcaggactgatttactttaggatgggctggctggatctccttgcagtccaagggactctcaagagtcttctccaacaccacagttcaaaagcatcaattctttggcgctcagccttctttacagtctaactctcacatccacacatgaccactggaaaaaccatggctttgactagacggacctttgttggcaaagctttACAGGTTATGGAGTACTTTCATGTTTCCAGGGGGCACCATGGAAACACCAATGAGCAGGAGGCCTCAGAGAAAGGGAtcactattcccattttatagatgaggaagctgaggttcgGGGAGATGAAGCAAATTGCTGGAAGCCCACATGGggaggaagtggcagagccaggatttgaactcaggtcagGCCCATCATGGCCCCTAGCAACCAAAGAATAGACGAGATACTGACTGCCTCCTCCTAActccccatctcatcctcccATTCCCACCCCAGCTTTGGCCTCAGTTCCCAAGGACTGGTTCCACTTAAAGCGTCAAGATTAGTTCACCATATCCTTAACCTCCTGGTGAAGTGAAGAAGGTGGTGCTAGGATTACTGACTCATTTCACCAGAAAAGCCCAGCGAGGAGAAGTGAGTTGCCCGAGGTAACACAGTGAGCAGAGGACAGAGCAGGAGGGACCCCAGGCGTCCCTGGAcctggctggggtggggcaggacTGAAGTCTTTGTACCATGGACTGTGCCCGAACCTGACTCATTTCTGAGGCTCCCAGAACCTGGCTGGCTCCTGCCAGCTGGGGCACCATGGGGTGTTCAGGAACCGGAGTTGGGGCTGGGgttgtctcctcctccttttcctcctcctcttccttgtccTCCTCCCCAGACAGAGCATCCTCCACCTGGCTGGGCTGTAAAGACACACAGAGGCCTGGTGAGTTGAGAGACAAGGAGACACGAGCTTCCACATGTCCAGAGCCTGAGAGCCTTGGCCACCTCATCACCCTTTCCCCGGGCCCCTGCCAGTCCAGCCGGAGGAGGCTGTGAAGTGTCCACAACAGGCCAGACCCTGTCCTTCCCGCCAGCCAGCTCCCTCCCTGGCCCCTTCCAGCTGTGCCCACTGGATGGGGCCTTGGGCCCCTGAGGTTTGTCTGCCTGGTTGCTCTGGATCCAGAGTGGATGCCAGGGATTGTGTTCTAAGCTtgggaggcaggagagaagggcaggTGGCAGCTCCCAAACTGTGTGCATTtgtacatgaaataaaaataataatataatagtgGCTGAATATACAGGTAACAGGACACACTTGACTAGGCCCGTGTGAAATGCTTGGTGAGCATAATCTCTGAATTTTCCCAAGAATCCTAAGAAGAatgtgcttcttttttgtttttttggctgtgccacaagtcttgcaggatctcagttccccaaccagggattgaacctgggccctccacagagaaagcgtggagtcctaaccactggaccaccagggaactctccagAGTAGGCTTTTTATTACCCCCATGTTATTATTAtctcaaaggaagaaagaaggcctTTTGAGCTGGTGAAAGAACGCATGTTTCTCATGGGTGAAACAGTGCACAGGTTCATATAAAATGcgcatttagggcttccctcgtagctcagtggataagaatccacctgccaatgcaggagacacgagtttgatccccggcccaggaagatcctgcatgctgaggagaagctaagcctgtgcaccaagaCTACTTagtctgtgctttagagcccgggagccacaactgctgagcccgtgagctgcaactacggaagcctgtgtgccctagagcccatgctccgcgacaagagaagccactgcagagagAGGCCTGCGCAGCACACCCAGAaagtagcctctgcttgccacaactagagaaaagcctgtgcagcaacaaagacccagcatagccaaaaataaagataaattaaaaatgccTCGATAAAAAAATGCACATTTGTGTGAAGGTGTGTGATGTGTTGGCTTAAAATAGAGTTGTGTAGGCAAATCAGCGTGAGAAGGTGTTGAATGTAACTTTGTATGTTacctttcagtgtgtgtgtgggtgtgagcTGGGGTTATGTTGTATGTGAGTGTCAGTGGGCATGTATAAtggtgtgttcattcattcattcatttaatcaatcACTGAGCTGCCACTCTGTAccagaacatgtgtgtgtgtgtgtgtgtgcacacacgcgtgcacatgATGCCTGCACACAAGGACTTTGGGGCTTTTCATCAGGAGAGATCTCCTTGGggagaagagttggacaggacactGCTTTCCTATTCCCCAGGTTCAGGCCTATGGAGAGAGTCCTAACTGGACAGGCTTCTGGACAGAGCTCCATCTGGCACCCACTCCAgggaggaaggaatggagacagtAGTCTGCTCCTTGAGGGTCCCGGAACCACAGGGCTGGGCGCTAAGGCCCCAGCTTCCTGAGTCCCTGCTCTGAGCCCTGGGCCAGCTGGGGAGGGCCTCAGAAGGGGGCCACCCAGCTGTATGCACCCTGGCCCAGGCCCCACGCAGCCAGAGAGCTCACCTCCCCTGCCTGTCCTGACCGACCCCCGCCCCAGCTGGGCCTCTTACCAGCCGAGTGTAACGCCAGCGGAGACTTTTCATTCTTCTGTccgagcccagccaggggcagtAAGTGAGCCTTCAGCCCTGCCAGGGAGGAGGCAGTGCTGAGTGAGACCTGGAGCCGagagggaggggcctggggcaCGCCTGGCTGGCTCCACACCCACCCAGCTGCCCTTTGCTCTCTCTCACCTGCCACTCACCTGTCACTCCCAGGCTAGCTTGTCCATGAGTGAGTCTGTGAGGTCAGCTATGCTCGGCATTCAGGGCCATACTTGTAGTTAGCAACTAATGCAGGTTAGCCATAAATTCTAGCTGTAATTCAGGCCCATAGACAGTAACCTTTGGGCGGCTGCCTGAGCCCCAGACAGGGTGTCTGGGGCCTGTACTTCCCTCTGTGACCTTGCATAAGTGCCATGtacccctgggcctcagtttccccacataTGACATGTTGGACCAGATTGTCTCAGAGGCCCTCACAAGACTGACAGCATGCAATTCGGTTTTCTCTCAAAGCCATTATAACAGAAGCTTGAAAAAGGCCAAGCTAGACGAAAAGAACagagatatatatatttaatagtcatttttctaattaaaagagCAATACATATTTactaaagaaaatttagaaaagaataaagaaaaatacaaaaatattcataattctacctcttaaaaataaactcaacccctacaggtttattttttcatcctttatatttatttcatataaatgtatatacatacatttataaatagATCATACAGTGTGTTGCTTTATAAGGTGCTTTGTCAagcttaacaaaagaaaaatttccaatTACATTCAGTACCCTTtgaacatgtgattttttttaatggatttatttaatttggctgtgctgggtcttagtttcagcacacgggatctttttttgtttatttcacgtgggctctagttccctgaccagggattgaacatgggcccCCCAGCAtagggagtgtggagtcttagccactggaccaccacgaaAGTCCCATGAACATGTGATTGTTAATGGCTGCATATTATTTCATGACAGGATGTACATCATTTCTCAAATGTTTGACATTCTGTttgcttataattttctgtgattataagcaaaattataaaaaactTTCTTGTTCATAAATctgattatatttttatgataaatttCAAAAGTTGAATAATGGATCAAAGGGTGTTCACACATGCTTTTCCAACTGTTTCCAACGAGGCTTCCCAGAGCTTAAGGCTGACCAATGTCTGGATATCTTTCAGGAATCTCAAGGTAATATCTTTCTGATCATCATGTTTTACATCCTTaaattacagataaagaaactgccaCTCAGAAAATTGAAGAAGGAGCTAACCACAGCCACAGGATAATATAACACAGTAaaaagagcacagactctggagtcagGGAGTCTAAATCCTCTgtcaccttgggcaagttacttaacatctctgttcttctgtctccttgtctgtaaaatactAATACTTGTTTACCTGATAGGGCtgttgtaaaaataaatgaaggtaatGCCTGAAgggacgactcattggaaaagaccctgatgctgggaaagattgagggctggaggagaagtgggcgacagaggaggagatggttggatggtatcaccgacacaatggacatgagtttgagcaaactccgagagatagggaaggacagggaagcctggcgtgctgcagtccatggggttgcaaagagttgacacgactgagcgactgaacaatgccTGAAGAACCAGGAGGCTGAAAACCAGGTCTCCATCCTCCTGTTCTGAGTTCAGTGAGATGACACACGGTGCCTGGTGtttggtgaaaaagtgaaagtgttagttgctcagtcgtgtctgactctttgcaaccccatggactgtagcccgccaggctcctctgtccgtgggattctctgggcaagaatcctgaagtgggttgccacttccttctccaggggatcttcctagcccagggatcaacctgagtctcctgcattgcaggcagattctttaccgtttgagccaccatggGTACTAGGTAAGTGGCAGTGCTTAAGACCATCCCCCGACCGACTGCCTCTTTGGGAGATTCAGGGCTCAAATCACTGACAAATGGCCACTCAGTTTCCACCCGAGCACCTTGGGCACAGTCACTTGGTCACTTGCAGGGGTAGGTAGCTCAGTGGGGCAGGGAAGGGCAGGAGTGTACTCACTTTGCCAAGTCTCGACCTCTGGTGACCTCTTCCAGCTCGTCCAGCCTGATGGCTTCCCTAGTACATCTCCGGGATCCCACAGAGAAGGGGCCACTTCCGGAACCGACCCTGTCCACCTGGAGGTCTGTACGAAGCAGTTTTAGCTCTGTACCCTGGTTCTCTGGCAGACAGCTGTCACTTCTGCCCCAGCCAGGCTCCAGCCCTCCTCTCCTGGCTCTTATACCTGCCCAGAGGGTGGCATGCCCTGGCCCCGAGCCTGCTCCGGTTTCAGCCGGAAGGACCTGGCTGTGATTTTAATCCATCAGAAACTCAAATCCCACAAACAAGAGCTTGTCACCTCAGGTCCCTGCTCTACCCCTACCAGCCCAAAGAGGTGGGGTTTACCGAACTCCTGGGCTCTTCCTGGAGCCTCTCACCCACAGCTACTGAGCGCCGCATGGTGCCTGAAGCCCATCATGGAAGGCACTTCCCTTAAGGGGCGCAAATGTTACAGGAAAGGGTCGAGCTGTGGGGCCACATCCACCTCCTTGTG
The Bos indicus x Bos taurus breed Angus x Brahman F1 hybrid chromosome 13, Bos_hybrid_MaternalHap_v2.0, whole genome shotgun sequence genome window above contains:
- the TLDC2 gene encoding TLD domain-containing protein 2 isoform X2; translated protein: MKSLRWRYTRLPSQVEDALSGEEDKEEEEEKEEETTPAPTPVPEHPMVPQLAGASQVLGASEMSQLSLHLPPRVTGYSWSLAFCTSRDGFSLQSLYRQMEGHSGPVLLVLRDQDGQMFGAFSSSALRLSKGFYGTGETFLFSFSPQLKVFKWTGSNSFFVKGDLDSLMMGCGSGRFGLWLDGDLYRGGSHPCATFNNEVLARQEQFCINELEAWVLS